In a single window of the Allobranchiibius huperziae genome:
- a CDS encoding HNH endonuclease family protein, which yields MRRPMYAAAAVCAVACTAVTITGPADATQISTVSGTTAAAQLKLGMTGTPADAKTDLGALVVKAADSMTGYDRSLFPHWRDASTNGWPVAPNDACDSRNAALYRDGTDVTFSSTCTNAQGTWIDPYGDGVYNASSDIDIDHLVPLGDAWTTGADSWSTAERTSYANDPLVLVSSKDTLNEAKGDRDPSQWTPPNADADCLYATRWVLVKTKYALWVTSAEKSALTTMLGSC from the coding sequence ATGAGAAGACCTATGTATGCAGCTGCCGCCGTCTGCGCCGTCGCCTGCACGGCCGTGACGATCACCGGACCGGCCGACGCCACCCAGATCAGCACCGTCTCCGGCACCACCGCGGCCGCGCAGCTCAAGCTCGGGATGACCGGCACGCCGGCCGACGCCAAGACCGACCTCGGCGCCCTGGTGGTGAAGGCGGCGGACTCGATGACCGGGTATGACCGGTCGCTCTTCCCGCACTGGCGAGACGCCTCGACCAACGGCTGGCCGGTCGCGCCGAACGACGCCTGCGACTCCCGCAACGCCGCGCTCTACCGCGACGGCACCGACGTCACCTTCTCCTCGACCTGCACGAACGCCCAGGGCACCTGGATCGACCCGTACGGCGACGGTGTCTACAACGCGTCCTCCGACATCGACATCGACCACCTCGTCCCGCTGGGCGACGCGTGGACGACCGGCGCGGACAGCTGGAGCACCGCCGAGCGCACTAGCTACGCGAACGACCCGTTGGTGCTGGTCTCCTCCAAGGACACCCTCAACGAGGCCAAGGGCGACCGCGACCCGTCGCAGTGGACCCCGCCAAACGCCGATGCGGACTGCCTCTACGCGACCCGCTGGGTGCTGGTGAAGACCAAGTACGCGCTGTGGGTCACCTCGGCCGAGAAGAGCGCGCTGACCACGATGCTCGGGAGCTGCTGA
- a CDS encoding acyl-CoA carboxylase epsilon subunit, producing the protein MSDDQTAKAPTLQVISGDATAEEIAAVIAVLAAAGAAAPPAAPARSRWTGRGGGGWKGSALPRA; encoded by the coding sequence ATGAGCGACGACCAGACGGCGAAAGCGCCCACCCTGCAAGTCATCTCGGGTGATGCGACGGCCGAGGAGATCGCCGCGGTCATCGCGGTGCTGGCTGCCGCCGGCGCTGCCGCTCCCCCGGCGGCCCCCGCGCGATCCCGATGGACCGGCCGCGGGGGCGGCGGCTGGAAAGGCTCGGCGCTGCCGCGCGCCTGA
- a CDS encoding acyl-CoA carboxylase subunit beta, with protein MTDGASVRETSQHDQPDLHTTAGRLADLYQRNDEAVHAGSARAVEKQHAKGKLTARERIELLMDEGSFIELDELARHRSTSFGQEKNRPYGDGVVTGHGTVDGRPVCVFSQDFTVFGGSLGEVFGEKIVKVMDLAAKIGCPVVGINDSGGARIQEGVVALGLYAEIFRRNVHSSGVVPQISLVMGPCAGGAVYSPAITDFTVMVDQTSHMFVTGPDVIKTVTGEDVGMEELGGARSHNTRSGVAHYMASDEEDAISYVKELLSFLPSNNMDEPVVFDATPDLEIDDFDRELDTLIPDSANMPYDMHTVIEHVLDDGEFLETSALFAPNILTGFGRVEGHPVGVVANQPLQLAGTLDINSSEKAARFVRTCDAFNVPVLTFVDVPGFLPGTDQEWGGIIRRGAKLLYAYAEATVPLVTVITRKAYGGAYDVMGSKHLGADVNLAWPTAQIAVMGAQGAANILYRKQIKAASEANPDDPAAVEATRQELIQQYEDALANPYLAAERGYIDSVIPPSYTRSYVTRALRTLRTKRETLPPKKHGNIPL; from the coding sequence ATGACCGATGGGGCCAGCGTCCGAGAAACCTCCCAGCACGATCAGCCCGATCTGCACACGACTGCAGGGCGCCTCGCCGACCTGTATCAGCGCAACGACGAGGCCGTGCACGCGGGGTCGGCGCGCGCCGTGGAGAAACAGCACGCGAAGGGCAAACTGACCGCCCGCGAGCGCATCGAGCTGCTGATGGACGAGGGCTCGTTCATCGAGCTCGACGAGCTGGCGCGGCACCGGTCGACCAGCTTCGGGCAGGAGAAGAACCGCCCGTACGGCGACGGCGTGGTCACCGGCCACGGCACCGTCGACGGCCGCCCGGTGTGCGTCTTCTCCCAGGACTTCACGGTGTTCGGCGGATCCCTCGGCGAGGTCTTCGGCGAGAAGATCGTCAAGGTGATGGACCTGGCCGCCAAGATCGGCTGCCCGGTCGTCGGCATCAACGACTCCGGCGGCGCCCGCATCCAGGAGGGCGTGGTCGCCCTCGGCCTCTACGCCGAGATCTTCCGGCGCAACGTGCACTCCTCGGGCGTCGTTCCGCAGATCTCCCTGGTCATGGGGCCATGCGCCGGCGGCGCCGTCTACTCCCCCGCGATCACCGACTTCACGGTGATGGTCGACCAGACCTCGCACATGTTCGTGACCGGACCGGACGTCATCAAGACGGTGACCGGCGAGGACGTCGGCATGGAGGAGCTCGGCGGCGCGCGCAGCCACAACACCCGCTCGGGTGTCGCGCACTACATGGCCTCGGACGAGGAGGACGCGATCTCCTACGTGAAGGAGCTCTTGTCCTTCCTGCCGTCGAACAACATGGACGAGCCGGTCGTCTTCGACGCGACGCCCGATCTGGAGATCGACGACTTCGACCGCGAGCTCGACACGCTCATCCCCGACTCGGCGAACATGCCCTACGACATGCACACCGTCATCGAGCACGTCCTCGACGACGGCGAGTTCCTGGAGACCTCGGCACTGTTCGCGCCCAACATCCTCACCGGCTTCGGGCGTGTCGAGGGCCATCCGGTCGGCGTGGTGGCCAACCAGCCGCTGCAGCTCGCCGGCACCCTCGACATCAATTCCTCCGAGAAGGCCGCGCGCTTCGTGCGCACCTGCGACGCGTTCAACGTGCCGGTGCTGACGTTCGTCGACGTGCCCGGCTTCCTGCCCGGCACCGACCAGGAATGGGGCGGCATCATCCGTCGCGGCGCCAAACTGCTCTACGCGTACGCCGAGGCCACCGTCCCGCTCGTCACCGTCATCACCCGCAAGGCGTACGGCGGCGCGTACGACGTGATGGGCTCCAAGCACCTGGGCGCCGACGTCAACCTCGCCTGGCCGACGGCGCAGATCGCGGTGATGGGTGCGCAGGGCGCGGCCAACATCCTCTACCGCAAGCAGATCAAGGCGGCGAGCGAGGCGAATCCGGACGACCCGGCCGCCGTCGAGGCCACCCGCCAGGAGCTGATCCAGCAGTACGAGGACGCGCTGGCGAACCCCTACCTCGCCGCGGAGCGCGGCTACATCGACTCCGTCATCCCGCCCAGCTACACGCGCAGCTACGTCACCCGCGCGCTGCGCACCCTGCGCACGAAGCGGGAGACCCTGCCGCCGAAGAAGCACGGCAACATCCCGCTATGA
- a CDS encoding biotin--[acetyl-CoA-carboxylase] ligase, translated as MSHDLRADVLRDALAATVWREVAVHDEVGSTNDLLLADPRPWRVVTADHQSSGRGRLDRSWEAPPGTSIALSCTLPLPADQARWGWVPLLVGVAVRRAVAELTGVQLALKWPNDLLALTSEDAEWRKVAGILCTVAGGEAPVVVVGIGLNVHQSADQLPTDVSTSLRECGADVAREDLIECILRELLLIQRQWATSATDDDYRAACITVGQRVRLQTGAERHLTGDAVGVDAAGRLLITAQGQTTAYAAGDVVHVRPTDDAPSSEPEPPAVLSPAGELDPAEFVDAIEARLMGHPRSMRRSEISRASGISQDQTATMWRSLGFARARDDEVFFGEADLEALRRFDGLVQDGLLDRTTGLALARAVGRSTDRMAMWSLQLIADMVSGDRGGVDSDVAQRTAALTVELAERMSPLVDYVWRRNLSVAISRMIADSEPESHIGIVRTVGFADLVNFTQLVRRLSERELAQLVLRFESLASDIVGAHGGAIVKTVGDEVLFTHTAVEGAVDIAFDLRAAAEADDLVPTMRVGMARGRVLARLGDVYGTTVNRASRLTGAAKPGKIMVDQEVMDGLPDGAAVRVRRRKRVDLAGIGATDAFVIERPSQ; from the coding sequence GTGAGCCACGATCTGCGAGCCGACGTGCTCCGTGACGCCCTGGCGGCCACGGTGTGGCGTGAGGTCGCCGTGCACGACGAGGTGGGCTCGACCAACGACCTGCTGCTGGCCGATCCGCGGCCCTGGCGGGTCGTCACCGCCGATCACCAGAGCAGCGGCCGTGGCCGGCTCGATCGCTCTTGGGAAGCGCCGCCCGGCACCTCCATCGCGCTGTCCTGCACGCTGCCCCTGCCGGCGGACCAGGCTCGCTGGGGGTGGGTTCCGCTGCTCGTGGGCGTGGCGGTACGCCGCGCCGTCGCCGAGCTGACCGGCGTACAGCTCGCCCTCAAGTGGCCCAACGACCTGCTCGCGCTGACGTCCGAGGACGCCGAGTGGCGCAAGGTCGCGGGCATCCTGTGCACGGTCGCCGGGGGTGAGGCACCCGTCGTCGTGGTGGGGATCGGGCTCAACGTCCACCAGAGCGCTGACCAGCTGCCGACCGACGTGTCGACGTCGCTGCGCGAGTGCGGTGCCGACGTCGCGCGCGAGGACCTGATCGAGTGCATCCTGCGCGAGCTGCTGCTGATCCAGCGGCAGTGGGCCACCTCGGCCACCGACGACGACTACCGCGCCGCGTGCATCACCGTCGGGCAGCGAGTGCGGCTGCAGACCGGCGCCGAGCGCCATCTGACCGGTGACGCCGTCGGGGTCGATGCCGCGGGTCGGCTGCTGATCACCGCGCAGGGGCAGACCACGGCGTACGCCGCCGGCGACGTCGTGCACGTGCGGCCCACCGACGACGCGCCCAGCTCGGAGCCCGAGCCGCCGGCCGTCCTCTCGCCGGCCGGGGAGCTGGATCCTGCGGAGTTCGTCGACGCCATCGAGGCCCGCCTCATGGGCCACCCGCGCTCGATGCGCCGCAGCGAGATCAGTCGTGCCTCGGGGATCTCGCAGGACCAGACCGCGACGATGTGGCGTTCGCTGGGCTTCGCCCGCGCCCGGGACGACGAGGTCTTCTTCGGCGAGGCCGACCTGGAGGCGCTGCGCCGATTCGACGGCCTGGTGCAGGACGGTCTGCTCGACCGCACGACCGGGCTGGCGCTCGCGCGGGCCGTCGGACGATCCACCGACCGGATGGCGATGTGGTCGCTGCAGCTGATCGCCGACATGGTGAGCGGCGACCGCGGCGGTGTCGATAGCGACGTCGCGCAGCGCACGGCGGCGCTCACCGTCGAGCTCGCGGAGCGGATGTCGCCGCTGGTGGACTACGTCTGGCGTCGCAACCTGTCGGTGGCGATCTCGCGGATGATCGCCGACTCCGAGCCGGAGTCGCACATCGGGATCGTGCGCACCGTCGGATTCGCCGACCTGGTCAACTTCACCCAGCTCGTCCGCCGCCTGAGCGAGCGGGAGCTGGCGCAGTTGGTGCTTCGCTTCGAGTCGCTGGCCTCGGACATCGTCGGCGCGCACGGCGGGGCGATCGTGAAGACGGTGGGCGACGAGGTGCTCTTCACCCACACGGCGGTCGAGGGCGCCGTCGACATCGCCTTCGACCTGCGGGCCGCCGCGGAGGCCGACGATCTGGTGCCCACGATGCGCGTGGGAATGGCGCGCGGCCGGGTGCTCGCGCGCCTCGGCGACGTCTACGGCACCACGGTCAACCGGGCGAGCAGGCTGACCGGTGCTGCCAAGCCTGGCAAGATCATGGTCGATCAAGAGGTCATGGACGGCCTGCCCGACGGAGCCGCGGTGCGCGTGCGGCGCCGTAAGCGGGTCGACCTGGCCGGCATCGGTGCCACCGATGCCTTCGTCATCGAGCGACCTTCGCAGTGA
- a CDS encoding response regulator transcription factor, translating into MTKVLLAEDDPTISDPLARALRREGYDVMVRADGVSALAAASTGPDLVILDLGLPQMDGLEVCRRIRSTGIVVPVLILTARADEVDTVVGLDAGADDYVTKPFRLAELLARARALLRRSSSDEGQGARVRIDAAGRRAFSGDRELQLTAKEFDLLRVLVREGGKVVSREDLMREVWNTVWVGSTKTLDMHVSVLRRKLGDDATDPRFITTVRGVGFRFETDDGDF; encoded by the coding sequence ATGACCAAGGTCCTACTGGCCGAGGACGATCCCACGATCTCCGATCCCCTGGCGCGAGCCCTGCGCCGCGAGGGGTACGACGTCATGGTGCGTGCCGATGGAGTGTCCGCGCTCGCCGCGGCGTCGACCGGCCCCGATCTGGTGATCCTCGACCTCGGCCTGCCCCAGATGGACGGGCTGGAGGTCTGTCGGCGGATCCGATCGACCGGGATCGTGGTGCCGGTCCTCATCCTCACCGCCCGCGCCGACGAGGTCGACACGGTCGTCGGACTGGATGCCGGTGCGGACGACTACGTCACCAAGCCGTTCCGGCTGGCCGAGCTGCTGGCACGGGCGCGGGCGCTGCTGCGCCGTTCCAGCTCCGACGAGGGGCAGGGCGCGCGGGTGCGCATCGACGCCGCCGGCCGACGCGCGTTCAGCGGCGACCGCGAACTGCAGCTGACCGCCAAGGAGTTCGACCTGCTGCGGGTCCTGGTGCGCGAGGGCGGCAAGGTCGTCTCCCGCGAGGACCTGATGCGCGAGGTCTGGAACACCGTGTGGGTGGGATCGACCAAGACCCTCGACATGCACGTCTCGGTCCTGCGCCGCAAGCTGGGCGACGACGCGACCGACCCCCGGTTCATCACCACCGTGAGGGGCGTGGGTTTCCGTTTCGAGACCGACGACGGCGATTTCTAG
- a CDS encoding HAMP domain-containing sensor histidine kinase — protein MTLQNRLVGVIVLAVAIPVVVVAAVAAIAASTWWISLLVMGVALVLGVGSVLLSASRIESVVDPVRELADRADRLADGPISFTPLRTGMDEVDRIAAFYEMRSTELTRMLAAEREFASDASHQLRTPLTALLMRLEEISSAEDLDAAQEEAQIGIAQVERLTQVVDELLARSRGTVDAPSNISLDSVIAALQLEWQPAFETARRSVLVSGERGLHVSATRVGLAQILATLLENALIHGAGTVEVRARRSGPSVVVEMSDMGAGVDPNLAPHIFERRVTTGGTGLGLALARDLAEVSGGRLELRNAQPAVFALFLSAATSD, from the coding sequence GTGACGCTGCAGAACCGCCTCGTCGGCGTCATCGTCCTTGCGGTCGCCATCCCCGTGGTGGTCGTCGCCGCCGTCGCCGCGATCGCGGCATCCACCTGGTGGATCTCCCTGCTGGTGATGGGGGTCGCCCTGGTGCTCGGTGTCGGCTCGGTGCTGTTGTCCGCGTCGCGGATCGAGTCGGTCGTCGACCCTGTGCGGGAGTTGGCCGACCGTGCCGACCGACTCGCGGACGGCCCGATCTCCTTCACCCCGCTGCGGACCGGGATGGACGAGGTCGACCGGATCGCGGCCTTCTACGAGATGCGCTCCACCGAGCTCACCCGAATGCTCGCGGCGGAGCGGGAATTCGCATCGGACGCCAGCCACCAGCTGCGTACGCCGCTCACCGCGCTGCTGATGCGGCTGGAGGAGATCTCCTCGGCCGAAGACCTCGATGCGGCCCAGGAAGAGGCGCAAATCGGGATCGCCCAGGTCGAGCGACTCACTCAGGTGGTCGACGAACTGCTCGCCCGGTCCCGCGGCACGGTCGACGCGCCGAGCAACATCTCCCTCGACTCGGTCATCGCGGCGCTGCAGCTGGAGTGGCAGCCGGCGTTCGAGACCGCGCGGCGCAGCGTGCTCGTGAGCGGTGAGCGCGGGCTGCACGTGTCCGCGACCCGCGTGGGTCTGGCGCAGATCCTCGCGACCCTGCTGGAGAACGCCCTGATCCACGGCGCGGGCACCGTCGAGGTGCGAGCCCGCCGCAGCGGGCCGTCGGTCGTGGTGGAGATGAGCGACATGGGTGCCGGGGTCGACCCCAACCTGGCACCGCACATCTTCGAACGACGGGTCACCACGGGCGGGACCGGGCTGGGCCTGGCCCTCGCGCGCGACCTGGCCGAGGTGAGCGGCGGCCGGCTGGAGCTGCGGAACGCTCAGCCGGCGGTCTTCGCGCTCTTCCTGTCGGCGGCGACGTCGGACTGA
- a CDS encoding GtrA family protein, with product MLQRLRLTLDVLWRELAKFGVIGLISFVIDLGGFNLLVSGAMEHKITTAKLVSGAVATVFAWLGNRYWTFRHRRNRPVHHEVVLFFVVNGIALAVSAGWVALAHYAFHVHGRLELNVAAFIGIGFGTLFRFWAYRRFVFAHEPDVADLPGDAVDEQYDGPAAPGDAAQSDVAADRKSAKTAG from the coding sequence GTGCTGCAACGCCTACGCCTCACTCTCGACGTCCTCTGGCGCGAACTGGCGAAGTTCGGCGTCATCGGCCTCATCTCGTTCGTCATCGACCTCGGCGGCTTCAACCTGCTGGTGAGCGGCGCGATGGAGCACAAGATCACCACCGCCAAGCTGGTCAGCGGCGCCGTCGCCACCGTCTTCGCGTGGCTGGGCAACCGCTACTGGACCTTCCGGCACCGGCGCAACCGTCCGGTGCACCACGAGGTCGTCCTGTTCTTCGTGGTCAACGGGATCGCGCTGGCCGTCTCCGCCGGCTGGGTGGCGCTCGCGCACTACGCCTTCCATGTGCACGGCAGGCTCGAGCTCAACGTCGCGGCGTTCATCGGCATCGGTTTCGGCACGCTCTTCCGCTTCTGGGCCTACCGCAGGTTCGTCTTCGCCCACGAGCCGGACGTGGCCGACCTGCCCGGGGACGCCGTTGACGAGCAGTACGACGGCCCGGCCGCGCCGGGCGACGCCGCTCAGTCCGACGTCGCCGCCGACAGGAAGAGCGCGAAGACCGCCGGCTGA
- a CDS encoding 5-(carboxyamino)imidazole ribonucleotide synthase, giving the protein MDRPLPAPGGFPIVGIVGGGQLARMCAGPAVELGITLSVLAESTQAAAAFAIPSAPVGAADDLEAVRAFARDCDVVTFDHEQVPQDVLAALVAEGVTVHPSPEALVHAQDKLVMRNRLSQMGIPCPAWAQVDDVAALRAFGEAHGWPVVLKTPRGGYDGKGVRVVRTAEDAADWFAHGEPLLAEESVDFVRELAVLVTRSPSGQASVWPIVHTVQTDGICTSVVAPAADLDEELAGELAATGLRIAGELGVTGVMAVEVFELAAGDGAAYVVNELAMRPHNSGHWTQDGSVTSQFEQHLRAVLDLPLGAVTPRSPWTVMTNVLGGDPERHGQLYPTYKHLMARDPALRIHLYGKSVRPGRKIGHVNTYGTDLAEVTARGRHAADYLQGVIDE; this is encoded by the coding sequence GTGGATCGACCCCTTCCTGCCCCCGGTGGTTTCCCGATCGTCGGCATCGTCGGCGGCGGGCAACTCGCCCGCATGTGCGCCGGACCCGCAGTGGAACTCGGCATCACCTTGTCGGTGCTCGCCGAGTCGACGCAGGCCGCGGCGGCGTTCGCGATCCCGTCGGCGCCCGTCGGCGCGGCGGACGACCTCGAGGCGGTGCGCGCGTTCGCCCGTGACTGCGACGTCGTGACGTTCGATCACGAGCAGGTGCCGCAGGACGTGCTGGCCGCGCTGGTGGCCGAGGGCGTCACCGTGCACCCGTCGCCGGAGGCTCTGGTGCACGCCCAGGACAAGCTGGTCATGCGGAACCGCCTGTCGCAGATGGGGATTCCGTGCCCCGCGTGGGCGCAGGTCGATGACGTGGCAGCGTTGCGCGCGTTCGGCGAGGCCCACGGGTGGCCGGTCGTGCTGAAGACGCCGCGTGGCGGGTACGACGGCAAGGGCGTGCGCGTCGTACGGACCGCTGAGGACGCTGCCGATTGGTTCGCGCACGGCGAGCCCCTGCTGGCCGAGGAGAGCGTCGACTTCGTCCGGGAGCTGGCGGTGCTCGTCACGCGCAGCCCGTCCGGGCAGGCGTCCGTCTGGCCGATCGTGCACACCGTGCAGACCGACGGCATCTGCACCTCGGTGGTCGCGCCGGCGGCCGACCTCGACGAGGAGCTCGCGGGGGAGCTCGCGGCGACCGGCCTGCGGATCGCCGGTGAGCTGGGGGTGACGGGTGTAATGGCCGTCGAGGTCTTCGAGCTCGCGGCGGGTGACGGGGCGGCATACGTCGTCAACGAACTCGCCATGCGGCCGCACAACAGCGGGCACTGGACCCAGGACGGCAGCGTCACCAGCCAGTTCGAGCAGCACCTGCGCGCGGTGCTCGACCTGCCGCTCGGCGCGGTGACGCCGCGGTCGCCGTGGACCGTGATGACCAACGTGCTCGGCGGGGATCCGGAGCGGCACGGGCAGCTCTATCCGACGTACAAGCACCTGATGGCGCGCGATCCCGCGCTGCGCATCCACCTCTACGGCAAGAGCGTGCGCCCCGGCCGCAAGATCGGGCACGTCAACACCTACGGCACGGATCTCGCGGAGGTGACCGCCCGTGGGCGGCACGCCGCCGACTACCTGCAGGGAGTGATCGACGAATGA
- the purE gene encoding 5-(carboxyamino)imidazole ribonucleotide mutase, which yields MSAVVGVVMGSDSDWPVMSAAAEVLADFGVDYEADVVSAHRMPHEMVAYGEQAAGRGLRAIIAGAGGAAHLPGMLASVTTLPVIGVPVPLKYLDGMDSLLSIVQMPAGVPVATVSIGGARNAGLLALRILAAGEGAEADRLRAAMADFQADLKTQAQDKGAALRSRLADVTDE from the coding sequence ATGAGCGCTGTGGTCGGCGTGGTGATGGGGAGCGACTCGGACTGGCCGGTCATGAGCGCGGCCGCCGAGGTGCTCGCCGACTTCGGCGTGGACTACGAGGCCGACGTCGTCTCGGCCCACCGGATGCCGCACGAGATGGTGGCGTACGGCGAGCAGGCGGCCGGTCGCGGGCTGCGGGCGATCATCGCCGGTGCCGGGGGAGCGGCGCACCTGCCGGGGATGCTGGCCTCCGTCACGACGCTCCCGGTGATCGGGGTGCCGGTGCCTCTGAAGTACCTCGACGGGATGGACTCGCTGCTCTCGATCGTGCAGATGCCTGCCGGGGTGCCGGTCGCGACGGTCTCGATCGGGGGCGCGCGCAACGCCGGCCTGCTGGCGCTGCGCATCCTGGCGGCCGGGGAGGGCGCCGAGGCTGATCGGCTGCGCGCCGCGATGGCGGACTTCCAGGCGGACCTGAAGACCCAGGCGCAGGACAAGGGCGCAGCCCTCCGGTCGCGCCTGGCCGACGTTACTGACGAGTAG
- a CDS encoding acyl-CoA dehydrogenase family protein, whose translation MSGNKEFDLFRINEDHEALREAVRDIADDKIAPYAAEVDAESRFPHEALKALVASDLHAPHIGEEYGGAGADALATCIVIEEVARACASSSLIPAVNKLGSMPIILGASDEVKQKYLPRIASGDAMISYGLSEREAGSDTASMRCKAIADGDTYVLNGQKSWITNAGESKLYTVLAVTDPDGERGRNISAFVVEKDDEGFDFGAKERKLGIKGSPTRELHFDGVRIPADRMIGAPGEGLKIALRTLDHTRVTIGAQAVGIAQGALDYALGYVKERKQFGKAIAEFQGLQFMLADMAMKLEAARQMVYVAAAKSERGDDDLSFFGAAAKCYASDVAMEVTTDAVQLLGGAGYVQDHPVERMMRDAKITQIYEGTNQIQRMVMARQLLKR comes from the coding sequence GTGAGCGGCAACAAGGAATTCGACCTCTTCCGGATCAACGAGGACCACGAGGCGCTGCGCGAGGCGGTGCGCGACATCGCGGACGACAAGATCGCGCCGTACGCGGCCGAGGTCGACGCGGAGTCGCGCTTCCCGCACGAGGCGCTGAAGGCGCTGGTCGCCTCCGACCTGCACGCGCCGCACATCGGCGAGGAGTACGGCGGCGCGGGTGCCGATGCGCTCGCCACCTGCATCGTCATCGAGGAGGTCGCCCGCGCGTGCGCGTCGTCCTCCCTGATCCCGGCCGTCAACAAGCTGGGCTCCATGCCGATCATCCTGGGCGCCTCGGACGAGGTGAAGCAGAAGTACCTGCCGCGGATCGCCTCCGGCGACGCGATGATCTCCTACGGCCTGTCCGAGCGCGAGGCCGGCTCGGACACCGCGTCGATGCGCTGCAAGGCCATCGCCGACGGCGACACCTACGTGCTCAACGGGCAGAAGTCGTGGATCACCAACGCCGGTGAGTCCAAGCTCTACACCGTGCTGGCCGTCACCGACCCGGACGGCGAGCGCGGCCGTAACATCTCGGCGTTCGTCGTGGAGAAGGACGACGAGGGCTTCGACTTCGGTGCCAAGGAGCGCAAGCTCGGCATCAAGGGCTCGCCGACCCGCGAGCTGCACTTCGACGGCGTACGCATCCCTGCCGACCGCATGATCGGAGCACCCGGTGAGGGCCTGAAGATCGCGCTGCGCACGCTCGACCACACCCGCGTCACGATCGGCGCGCAGGCGGTCGGCATCGCGCAGGGTGCGCTGGACTACGCCCTCGGTTACGTCAAGGAGCGCAAGCAGTTCGGCAAGGCCATCGCGGAGTTCCAGGGGCTGCAGTTCATGCTCGCCGACATGGCGATGAAGCTGGAGGCGGCGCGGCAGATGGTCTACGTCGCCGCCGCGAAGTCCGAGCGCGGCGACGACGACCTGTCCTTCTTCGGTGCGGCCGCCAAGTGCTACGCCTCCGACGTCGCGATGGAGGTGACCACCGACGCCGTTCAGCTGCTCGGCGGCGCCGGTTACGTGCAGGACCACCCGGTCGAGCGGATGATGCGCGACGCGAAGATCACCCAGATCTACGAGGGCACCAACCAGATCCAGCGCATGGTGATGGCGCGTCAGCTCCTCAAGCGCTGA